A region from the Mercenaria mercenaria strain notata chromosome 7, MADL_Memer_1, whole genome shotgun sequence genome encodes:
- the LOC123555265 gene encoding uncharacterized protein LOC123555265 has translation MITYSDGSASDAYSLAVTYDSAFYAGGSVANWGASTAHSDRLYAVKAIVTANAAPFLSDLSVPREFFLSNLNIGDSILVAHVYEVDTHDLEYLTFTRLDAHGVYFDMNVVQNASNTYAEFLVLNIPPVGNYTIQFEVQDTCLNTASGTAQIIVKYRPLAIMSLPNVVTIHIQNPGPLSLHTLVVQSDVMFGCIVNTVSPSVPTGAIIINSGIVTVVDVSILSAPVTYSIIISCTDSEGTEDMKTLTVNSAANTVPRVDGFIDSAIVDASTTSVNDVILSNAVVDDQGDAVTILSYCDQSPCPFQLLNSGEVICTDDLNLSNDTTFTIHFGLTDGYLISTEYILNIYIQNINVPPYISNLVPGNKNIITVSETTTVGSLVFNVNGNDDNPSDVLVYSFLFDSPDGASYFAYSTNDGSLNLISPLNYTSLQLLSLTVFGVNITVSDGKASSDVYMLEIEIMPKGISKSTGNSDTTSGSSGTSGSPQSDLSLTNIVLAGVLGIFVMVSLALCVILMMKKTRTHTEDLNSSEADLISIHSKFRVVQVEPSHGNDPIVKLSKPRMTSVD, from the exons ATGATCACATACAGCGATGGTTCTGCCTCGGATGCTTACAGTCTGGCTGTAACATACGACTCAGCATTTTATGCTGGAGGCAGTGTGGCAAACTGGGGAGCTTCAACTGCACATTCAGACAGATTGTATGCTGTTAAAGCTATAGTCACTGCCA ATGCAGCCCCCTTCCTCTCGGATTTAAGTGTACCACGAGAGTTCTTTCTGTCCAATCTTAACATCGGTgactctatcttggttgcacatGTTTATGAGGTTGATACGCATGACTTGGAGTACTTGACGTTTACAAGGCTAGATGCACATGGAGTATACTTTGATATGAATGTGGTGCAGAATGCTTCCAATACCTACG CTGAGTTTCTGGTATTGAATATACCACCAGTGGGAAACTACACCATTCAGTTTGAAGTGCAAGACACTTGCTTGAATACTGCTTCCGGAACGGCTCAGATTATTGTCAAATATCGG CCGTTAGCCATCATGAGTTTGCCGAATGTTGTAACAATTCACATTCAGAATCCTGGACCGCTTTCACTACATACTCTTGTGGTACAGTCTGATGTTATGTTTGGGTGTATTGTTAACACAGTGAGCCCTTCAGTCCCAACTGGTGCAATCATAATAA ACTCGGGAATAGTTACTGTCGTTGATGTATCCATTCTGTCTGCACCTGTGACATACAGTATCATTATATCATGCACTGATTCTGAAGGAACGGAGGATATGAAGACATTAACTGTCAATTCTGCCGCCAACACTGTACCGAGAGTGGATGGTTTCATTG ATTCAGCTATTGTCGATGCTTCAACAACATCAGTGAATGACGTCATACTTTCAAACGCTGTCGTTGACGATCAAGGTGATGCCGTTACGATTCTTTCGTATTGTGATCAGAGTCCGTGTCCATTCCAATTGCTAAACA GTGGTGAGGTTATCTGTACAGATGATTTGAACCTATCAAATGATACCACATTTACCATTCACTTTGGTTTAACTGATGGGTACCTCATTTCGACAgaatacattttgaatatttatatacaaa atatAAACGTTCCTCCGTATATATCCAACCTTGTCCCaggaaacaaaaacataattacaGTGTCTGAGACTACTACAG ttggatCACTTGTTTTTAATGTAAATGGAAATGATGATAATCCATCAGATGTTCTCGTGTACAGTTTCCTGTTTGATTCTCCAGACGGAGCGAGCTATTTCGCATACTCCACAAATG ATGGTTCGTTAAACTTAATATCACCGCTGAACTATACTTCTCTTCAACTGCTAAGTTTAACCGTGTTTGGTGTCAATATCACCGTTAGTGACGGAAAGGCATCTTCCGATGTTTACATGCTGGAAATAGAA ATCATGCCGaaaggtataagcaaaagtacCGGCAACAGTGATACAACTTCCGGTAGTTCTGGTACCTCAGGCTCTCCACAGTCCGACCTGAGCCTAACAAACATTGTTTTAGCAGGTGTTCTGGGTATTTTCGTAATGGTCTCGTTGGCCCTGTGTGTTATATTGATGATGAAGAAAACAAGAACACATACTGAGGATCTAAATAGCTCAGAGGCAGA CTTGATTTCAATTCACAGCAAATTTCGTGTCGTTCAAGTTGAACCATCGCATGGAAATGACCCAATTG ttaagcTTTCAAAGCCACGAATGACATCTGTTGACTAA